In Nostoc sphaeroides, the genomic window TACGTCTGAGCAAAAGCTGGTTTAATGCCTCTTGAACTAAAGCTTCTGTGCCAACATCTAAACTAGCGGTAGCTTCATCTAATACCAAAATTTGGGGACTGCGAATGGCAGCCCGCGCAAAGGCTAAAAGTTGCTTTTCACCACTAGAAATATTTGTGCCCCGTTCTCGCAGTTGAGTATCATACCCTTGGGGTAGTTCTTCTATAAATTGGGCAATGTTGGTTTGCTCTGCTGCTTGTTGAATCTGTTCAATGGTATAGCCATCTCCTAAAGAAATGTTGCTTTTAACATCGCCAGCAAACAAAAAGCCTTCTTGGAAAATTACTGCCATGTAACGCCGCAGTTCTGCCTGTGGTACTTCCCGAATATCTACGCCATCGATGAGAATGCGTCCTTGGGTGGGTTCGTAGAGACGGCACAAAAGACGGATGATCGAAGTTTTACCCGCACCTGTGGGGCCGACTAGTGCAATTTTTTCACCTGGATGAATGGTGAAATCTAAGTCTTTAATTACGTAATCATCATTTTTGTAAGCAAACCAGACGTGATCAAAACGGATTTCTCCCAGTTCCGGCGGGGAAGTGACGTCTGGAGATTCTAGATTTGCAACGATCTCGTCTATGTAGCCAAATTTCGCATCAAATATTGAGAAGCGGACATTGGCGCGATCGCGGATTTCTATCGGTTCATCTAATATATCGCCTACGCGTTCTATTGCAGTAAAACCTGCTTGAATTACTGTAAATTTTTCGGCAAAATCCCTTAAAGGATCAAATAATCGCTGGGCATACAAAATAAATGCAGATAATGTCCCAAAAGCTAAACTTTTTCCTAACAGTAACAAACCACCCATGCACAAAACAGCTGCGATCGCAATCAGACCAATCCATTCCAAGGTGGCTGAAATAAATGAATCATAAAAGATGGTTTTATCCATTTGCTGAGTGTAGCGGCTGTTTGTGGCGCGAAATAATTCGGCATTAAATTTTTCCCTGCGGAACAACTGCACTACGTTAATGCCAACCACATTTTCTTGTAACTGTGAGTTCAATATAGAAAGTTCTTCCCGCCCTTTGTAATTGGCTTTGCGGTACTGTTGCTGAATGTAAACAATTAACCAGGTAATTGGTAACAACATCAATAGCAGCAAGCAGGTGAGTTGCCATTCGATGGAAAACATTAAACCCAAAATTACCAGCATGGAAAACAAATTGGACACAATGCCAATTGCCCCAGTAGAAAAGACATCGCCTAACACTTCCACATCGCTGGTGATTCTGGTGATTAATTTACCTACGGGTGTACGGTCAAAAAACCTTACTGCTAACGATGTCACATGCTGAAATAAGTCTTGGCGAATTGCTGCGGTGATTTGTTGCCCTAGCTTTTGTACTAAATAACCTTGATAGCCTGTTAAAATCAGTCGGCTGGCGATCGCAACTAACAATAATCCCTCCAGGATATTTAGCCCTTCGGACATGGGGCGATTCCTGAGAAATTCGTAAGTGCTTGGTTCATTGCGAATTAGGGAAATAGCTTGGCCAATCAACAGTGGTTGTACGGCATTAGCTAGGGCGATCGGTACGAGTAAGCCCATTGATAGCGCCAACAGCCGTCCGCTATGACGGGCATAAGGCACTAAACGCAAAAATAACCGCCAGTCATTTTCACGGCGATGGTCTTGCGTATAAGATTTTTTGAGAGATTGGTAGATGCTCATAGTAAGAGCATTATATTAATGTTTATAAAAAAACACGCATCTTTAAAGTAGCGTTTGTCTTCTTACTCTGATACCATGCCTGAGATAGAAACTGCAAGACTGTTACTAAGACCCTATACTCCTCAAGACCTGGATGAACTTGCTTTCATTTTGAGCAACCCAGCAGTTATGAGGTATTCACCCAGAGGGACTATACCTAAAGATCAGGTAAAAGAAGTAACGCAGGAAATATTACAATTTTTTATTAAACACTGGCAACAGCATTTTACAAATTTGAATTGGGGTAATTATGCCTGAGATCGAAACTGCGCGGCTGCAACTAAGGCATTTCAATCTAAATGACTTCGATTACCTATTTCGCCTCTACAGCGATGCAGAAGTCATGAAGTATCTGTTGCCAAGAACAAGGGAACAAACCCAAGCAAGTTTAAGCAAGCATATCCAACAGTGGCAACAACACAACTTTGGGATGTGGGCAGTAATATACAAAGAAACTGGTACAATGATTGGCCGTTGTGGACTTGGGTTTCTGGAAAATACGCCAGAAGTTGAGCTTGGCTACGTGTTTGAAAAGTCCTACTGGAACATGGGACTGGCAACTGAAGCATCTCTTGCAACTTTAAAGTTTGGATTTTGGGAAGTGAAGCTAGATCGGATAGTCGCGATCGCTCATCCAGAAAACATCGCTTCAGTGCGAGTCATTCAAAAGGTAGGGATGAAGTATGAAAAGAATGCTAGCTATTACGGTCATGATGTAGTATACTATGCTGCCTCAAACTCAGAATGGCAAGCGGATGATTCCCTTTACATTTCGCAATCTTAAAACTATCAGATCCCGTAGCATACAGAGTAATGGGCGAACCAACTGCTACATACAAAAACCACTGCTGCAAATTCAATAAAGCTATAGAGAATATATGCTTTAGGTCTTTGATAGGGACGCATAGCTGTGCCTTATACTAGGTTCTTTGTATTAATTACTTCATACATATCCTGTAAGTATGAATTTGTATCATATTTTTATGTTTAAGTCTTATATCTAAAGATAGATGATTAAGGTTAAAATTTGGGAAACCTAAGAGAGGTTCATTCCTAAAAGATGTCCTGCCTATTTATCGCAGAATGCAACTGAGGCCAGATGACGCAACCTTTAAATCAAGTCAAAGAGTGGGAACAACGTCGTGATGAAGCAAGCCGCTACTACCAGCGCGGGAGATTCCAAGAGTCTCTGGATCTGGCAACCAAGAATTTACACTTGGCTAGATCAATTCCAGACAGAGCCAGAGAAGGCTATACATTAAACGACCTTGGTTTAGCTCACCTCAGTTGCTGGCAACCTCAAAAAGCATTAGAGCGCTTTAATCAGGCGCTTTCGGTTGCTGTTGAAATTGGCAACGCGCCAGCACAAGCAACTGCACTTAGCAATCTAGGTTCTACCTACAGCCGTCTCGGACGTTTTTCGCAAGCGTTAGAATATTTTGACCAAGCACTACCAATATTTAGGCGATCGCAAGATACTCAAAGTGAAGTTTCTACTCTTAATGATGTAGCACTAATTTATACCCGCTTAGGAGAACCGAAACGGGCATTGTTGCTACAACACCAAATTTTGAGGATGCGGCGATTGTTAGGTGACTTTTCTGGTGAGGCAACAACCCTAAATGGTATTGGGTTTGCTTACAATGTCTTAGGCAAGTTTGAGGAAGCTTTAGAATTTTTTCAAGCAGCGCTTCCAATTCAACGAGCAGTCAAGAATTTGGTTGGTGAAGCAACCACTTTGAATAATATTGCTTCTGTCTATAGTGATTTAGGAAAACCGAAACAAGCGCTATTGCTCTACTATCAAGTTCTTTTGACACGTCGAGAAATCAGCGATCGCTCTGGTGAGGCAACAACGCTTCATAACATTGGTTATACCTATAGCACTCTGTCAGAGCATCGGCAAGCAATGAAGTTCTATAAGCAAGGCATTGCAATTTATCAACAACTCGGCGATGGTCTGGGAGAAATTTCAACTTTGCTGAATATGGGAAACCTTTACGCCACAACGAAACGCAAAAAAATGGCGCGATCGTGCTACCAAAACGCCCAAGAGTTAGCAGAACAAATCGAACATCAGCCACTCCTAGAAAAAGTACAGCAGTTTATAGATTCTCTGTAGGTTGATGCAGCAGACTCAGATTCCCGACTTCTCCTTAAAGAAGTCGGGAATTTTGTTGTTCTTGAAGCTCAAAAAATTAGCAACTTCGTTACCATCAACCATATACTGCTCTACAGGTTACGATCAATTAAGAAGTAATAATTTTTTATGGCACCGCCAGGAGTCTCTAAATGTTCATTAGTGAATTGTCACCTATATTCAAAGAATTTATCCAGCACCCAGCCTCATTTGTCGGTGGGTTATTCTCTGGTGTGCTTCGGCTCAATCTTGCAGAAGATCCCGTAAAAAGCTGGCTGGATCAACAGACCCGCTCCAATAGTTACATCAGTACTACAACAGATGCACATAATGGCAAAACAAGTGGGCCTCAACAGATTTCGATTGATTAGCATACTCCTACTACAATATCTAAGCTAGCGGGGTTGTAAAGACGCGAAATTTCGCGTCTCTACAGGGTTTTGGTAACAAACTAACCAATCAGAATTAATCAGACAGACCAGTAGTTTATTTCCACCAAGGTGTACTAGTCGAGTGTCCCCTATTAAGGGATACTAAATCCAGGTAAGTAGATAGGCAAGGAAATATGGAATCCCTAACCTCTCGTATGCAGGCGGTACAGTCGCCAATTATTCCTGTGGTTGGGGAACTGATAAAAAACTCTCCTGGAACAATCTCTCTAGGACAGGGTGTTGTTTCTTACAATCCACCACCGGAAGCGATAGAACTTTTACCCAAATTTTTAGCCGAACCCGCTAATAATTTATACAAATCAGTTGAAGGAATTCCCCCGTTGCTGACAGCACTTGCAGAAAAATTGCAAACCTTCAACGGCATTGAAATCAATGGGGAAAATTGTATTGTGGTGACAGCCGGGAGCAATATGGCATTTATGAATGCCATTCTTGCCATAACTAACCCAGGCGATGAAATTATTCTGAATACGCCCTACTATTTCAACCACGAAATGGCGATCGCAATGGCTGGTTGTCGTGCAGTGTTAGTGGCGACAGATGAAAATTACCAACTGC contains:
- a CDS encoding ABC transporter ATP-binding protein yields the protein MSIYQSLKKSYTQDHRRENDWRLFLRLVPYARHSGRLLALSMGLLVPIALANAVQPLLIGQAISLIRNEPSTYEFLRNRPMSEGLNILEGLLLVAIASRLILTGYQGYLVQKLGQQITAAIRQDLFQHVTSLAVRFFDRTPVGKLITRITSDVEVLGDVFSTGAIGIVSNLFSMLVILGLMFSIEWQLTCLLLLMLLPITWLIVYIQQQYRKANYKGREELSILNSQLQENVVGINVVQLFRREKFNAELFRATNSRYTQQMDKTIFYDSFISATLEWIGLIAIAAVLCMGGLLLLGKSLAFGTLSAFILYAQRLFDPLRDFAEKFTVIQAGFTAIERVGDILDEPIEIRDRANVRFSIFDAKFGYIDEIVANLESPDVTSPPELGEIRFDHVWFAYKNDDYVIKDLDFTIHPGEKIALVGPTGAGKTSIIRLLCRLYEPTQGRILIDGVDIREVPQAELRRYMAVIFQEGFLFAGDVKSNISLGDGYTIEQIQQAAEQTNIAQFIEELPQGYDTQLRERGTNISSGEKQLLAFARAAIRSPQILVLDEATASLDVGTEALVQEALNQLLLRRTAIIIAHRLSTIRNVDRIFVLKRGELIEQGSHEQLIQEGGLYATLHNLQMLGS
- a CDS encoding GNAT family N-acetyltransferase, whose product is MPEIETARLLLRPYTPQDLDELAFILSNPAVMRYSPRGTIPKDQVKEVTQEILQFFIKHWQQHFTNLNWGNYA
- a CDS encoding GNAT family N-acetyltransferase, whose amino-acid sequence is MPEIETARLQLRHFNLNDFDYLFRLYSDAEVMKYLLPRTREQTQASLSKHIQQWQQHNFGMWAVIYKETGTMIGRCGLGFLENTPEVELGYVFEKSYWNMGLATEASLATLKFGFWEVKLDRIVAIAHPENIASVRVIQKVGMKYEKNASYYGHDVVYYAASNSEWQADDSLYISQS
- a CDS encoding tetratricopeptide repeat protein: MTQPLNQVKEWEQRRDEASRYYQRGRFQESLDLATKNLHLARSIPDRAREGYTLNDLGLAHLSCWQPQKALERFNQALSVAVEIGNAPAQATALSNLGSTYSRLGRFSQALEYFDQALPIFRRSQDTQSEVSTLNDVALIYTRLGEPKRALLLQHQILRMRRLLGDFSGEATTLNGIGFAYNVLGKFEEALEFFQAALPIQRAVKNLVGEATTLNNIASVYSDLGKPKQALLLYYQVLLTRREISDRSGEATTLHNIGYTYSTLSEHRQAMKFYKQGIAIYQQLGDGLGEISTLLNMGNLYATTKRKKMARSCYQNAQELAEQIEHQPLLEKVQQFIDSL